The nucleotide window TGGTTCACCGGAGGGGACCAACTGTTGCTTCTCCTTTCCCAGGCCTCTCCATGGTCATTGGCGACCTCCTGCGACAGATCCCTCTGGCTGTACTCTTTGGCATTTTCTTATACATGGGAGTTACTTCCCTTAATGGGATCCAATTCTACGAGCGGCTGCACCTGCTACTCATGCCACCCAAACACCACCCAGATGTTACCTACGTCAAGAAGGTGAGTTCCTGCACTGAAGGGGTGCAGGACCCCGCCTTGGCCAGACCATTTGCCTCCTCCCTGTACAGAGGAGCTCTAGAAATCCCTGTGGCAGTTCATCTCTCGGGGAGAAGAAGGAGTGTCCTTGTCCTTCCGGCTGGCCGGGATATGTCTAGGCTCACCCCACCTCTGCCCCCAGGTTCGGACCATGCGGATGCACCTGTTCACTGCTTTGCAGTTGCTGTGCCTGGCCCTGCTCTGGGCAGTCATGTCCACAGCCGCCTCCCTGGCCTTCcccttcatcctcatcctcacaGTGCCACTGCGCATGGTGGTACTTACCCGCATCTTCACCGAGCGAGAAATGAAATGTGTAAGCAcccctgcccctctcctctctctccctccactcctctatTCCGTGACTCTGTAAAGGCCAACCCTTCTTCCATTCCTCTCACAGCTGGATGCTAATGAGGCAGAGCCAGTGTTTGATGAGCGTGAAGGCGTGGATGAGTACAACGAGATGCCCATGCCTGTGTAGCTGCTATCCAGAGGCAGAGCGGAGGGACTATGGGTCGGGGACGGGTTGGGGGCTGGggctcccctcctcctgccccttctcatttttatttaagtgaATAATTTAAAGCCCCTTCTCCCCCCCTGCAGTAAAGTGCTTCAACCCCAGCCTAGGCCTGGTCGTGTCTTTGTTGGTGGGGGTCATGGATGGAAAGATGTGGGGCCCGGCCCTGGTCCTTGTCCCAGAAATGAGACTCAccatggggaaggaaagggatttTAATGTAAAAACCAACAGGGAGCCCAAGTGCAAGCTGCACCGCCTCCACCCATAGGGGGTCCATCCTGAGCCCTGTGTGTGTACTCCCTCACCCACCCTCAGGTCCCCAGCGGAGGCCTAAGGCCTGAAGTTTCTGCCTCAGGTAGCTCTTGAGCTGAGGCAGGCCTCTCTGAGACTCCAGTTCTTCAAATGGCAGCTGCAGAGAGAAGACGAGGTTATGGTGGGTTGGCTATACACACACATGGGTGGGACGGGACAGGACTTCTCACCGGCAGGAGTTGGTAGCCCATCAGGCCCAGGTGCCGCTCCCTCAGGGCCCGGGAGCCCAGCAGCACCCTGCCGTCACGGCAGAAATGCCAGCGTTCTCGCAGCATCAACACCACCCTGAAGAGGAGTGGACTTGGCTTAGGTTGCTGTCGGCCCAGTAGCCAAGACTCCCCAACTGTTTCATTTTCCTTACCTTTGGGTAGAGCCTTGGGTTGTGGGGTTAGAGTCAGCCTGGTCCTGTTGGCAGGACCGTGGTGGGTAGGGCAGGAAGGGGTCTTGTGTCCTCACAGGTAGCACAGCACCAGAACTACCAACACAGAGCAGGAAGTCTACAGGGCAGACAGGCCTTAGCCTTGCTCCAGCTTTAGACTGTGGAccacccacacccatccacacctcACCTGTGCAGTAGCCTGGAGGTACGGTCAGGTCCTGGCGGTATTTTTCTTCCCCCAGAAGCTGGCGCAGCCCCTCAGCTACTATGTCCTTGTGACTGAGGAGAAAGGGCATTGGTAGAGGGAAGGCCCCTGTACCTGCTGAGCACTGCCATCCTAAGTCCCTTTGCGGCCTCAAGGCTCTTTTTCTGTGAGGGAGACATGTGCTCTGGCTCCCCACTCTGTGCTCCTGTGGTTGCCCCTCCCCTGGCCCACCTGTATTTGCAGCGGGCACGGTCAGTGATGAGGGGCTGTGGGAAGATGGGCACTCGCTGTCTTTGGGGAAGGCGGGGGCCTTGGTACCCTGGGAGTTCAAGCTCCACGGCCGTGTCGAGTAGAGAGAGGTAGCGTCGCACAATCAGAGAAGGAGGGGTGCCTGTGGGGAAGCAGGGACTGGGGGACACTGGGCCGCTGCCACCTGGGCACGCTCCTGCCCTGCAGCCCTCGGCCCCACCAGCCCTCCTGTCTGCGTACCACTGATGTGGTTGATGAAGCTGGGGGAGAAGACGAACTGCAAGGCTCTGGAGGGAAAGTGCTGCAGCTGACACAGTGACATCAGGATGTTGACTGTGGCCAGCGGCGCCACCCCTGCTTCCCGGGCCAGGATCCTCTCGAGACAGGGCATGAACTGCTGCTCCAGGGGCAGGTAGTTCAACCTCCCAAAGGGCAGGACCAGCTTCTGTACCACCTGCAGAAAAAGGCAGCATCATCCATGCTTTGGTATCTTTcagggtctttctctgtctctcaggaacttcctatgcagaccaggctggcctccaacccagccagccacctgcctctgccaggattaaaggcacatgccaccttGCCAAGCTCTCTGGCATGTTCAGTAGACACAACCTCAGGGAGGCCTGGTTCTGTCAGTAACTTTTTGAGGCAGAATGCCCTCTAGACCAGCACACACTCCCAAGTTCTGCAACATAAGCAGTGTCTGGACTACATGGCTCAACATCACAGAAGGGATGTAACCTTGGGAGTATAGCCTGTAGATCTGTAGGAGTGGATCCGATGGAGCTGGGCTGTTGTGCAGGAGCTTTGGAAAGGTTCAGGGCTCCAGACATACTACTGTACTGATTATGGGAGCTGGACAGTCAGTGAGCAGACAGATGTCCTGGGGCACAGAACACAGCCTAACTGGAATGCTTGCTACAGAAGCCAAACAAGCTAGATAGGGGGCTGGGCCTGACCAAGTCGCTGAGGATGACTCAGAGGAACATGAGAAGGTGGGAGGCCAGCCCACCTTGCTATTGAGCTGGGCTTCCTCAACCACCAGGAAGTGAGCAATGGCTTCCAGAAGCTGGGGTTCCCTCAACCGGTGGCGGGCCAGGTGCTGAGCCAGAAGCACCATTACATGGGGAGTCAATTCTTCTGGCCTTGCCTCTGTGAAGAACAGCATGTCATACTGTGCCTTCAAGGAAGAGTCCTGTGGGCTAGATTGCACTCCAGCCCAGGTGCTTTACCCCAGTGGCTCCAGCTCATCCCTTGCCTCCCTTTTGCTTTTAACCCTCGGCACCTGCCAGGCTTCTGATCAGATGCTGACGAGGGTACCGCAGGAAATGGGGGCAGCTCAGGGCGGTTTCCAACCTTTGCCCACCATGGACGGCAGGCTGATGTGGGGAGGGTGGTTTTGGAGGGAGGCGGGACCTTCGCTCCCGCTCCAGGGCACACAGGAGTGGTCCATCTGATGGAAAGCCTGGGTGGGAGAGGGACAAAGACCATCCCGGTAAGAAAGCTGGGGTGTGCTATCTTGCCAACTTCCTCTTCATTTCTTGAGTGGGAAGGGATACTTATTTCAGTGGAGAGATATGGTATCATGTGAACATGATGTATCAACAGTGTGTGGGAAAAGCCTTATACAAATCATCTTGTGCCAAGTATAACAAACTGCTGTGGCTTCCTAGAACACTGTATTTGAAGGAGCCTAGTGTCTGGCAGAGGTAAAATAATGGTGTTTGACTTGGACATCCACCATGGATACAAGAGAGGAATCAGCGAGTGTGCTTGGGTTAGTGCCATTGCTAGGTGGGAATCTGAGTTATCGATAGCTTGAGTCCTCCActgttctcttcctccactcttccCTAAACACCCACACCTTCCAACACCCTCCTCACCAAGTAAGACTGCAAGGTGTAGACACACATGGATGGTGTAAACGTCAAAGGTGGGGCAGTTTCGGATGATGAGCTGACTCAAGTCCCGCAGTgtggcctgctccacaggagggggCCTAGGCTGAGACACCAAGAGCTGTCCCAGACGACGAAGTGCCACGGGGTAGTGATGAGCTCGCACCTTGGTGGGGTTCTGACTCAGCCATCGCAGCAGCTCCCCAGGGCTCCGTGCCTGTTCCAGAAGCCGTTGAAGGCCTTGCACAGGGCCTCCTCCAAAAGGCCGGTCCCCCGACTTGCTGGACCCCAAATAACAGGGCTGTACTGGAGGGATGAGCAGCAGACCAGACAGCCGAGCAGGGGAAGTCTGGGCAGAGAGCAGGATTCGAAGCATGGAGGTGGGTGATGGAGACCCTGAGGGGTGGCCCAGAAAACCGGGTGAGGTTTCCTCCAAGGGGAAATGTGCTATCTAGTCCTTACCTCACTCCCTATCCAAAGGGGCCTGAAGGGAAAATACCCGAGTGTGACTGCTCTGGTACtcctccccaccctgcccccttTCCCCCATTCCTTACAAAATAAATCCTACTTCTTTAAGTGTGCTCGGTGCAGCTCTATTCACATTTCACATACATATCTCCTTCGATGCTCCATGCACGCTGATGAGTAATAGCAGGGCCGGCATTACCTCATTTCACAGGTGGAGAAACAAGGCCCAGAGCGACGAAGAGGTTAAAGCCCGAGGTCATTCACAGGGGTTAGTGGTCGCACCCAGCCTGGAGCCCCGGTGGTCCCGGCTTCGCGCCCTGCCGACCACCTCCCCCTCTCGCAGGAGGCGGCGGCGGGGTGGGCGGAACGCAAGCTCTGCAGCCGGCCGGTGCAGGGTCCCATGCTGGGCGCTCCCACTTACCAGCTGCGTGACCTTGGACAAATGTCTTCGCCTCTCTGCCTAAGTCTCCTCACCAGTGAAATGAGGACACAGCGCAAGCTCGCAGGGCGCGCGCGGGGCCCCAGGGCGCCGTCTGCCAAGGCGCGGAGTCGGTGCTGTCCGCGGGAGAGGCCCCCACACCCTGCCCCGGCCCGGGGAGGCCAGCAGCCCGTGGCCACTGTCGCTAACACCAGCTCCCGCCACCCTCCCGCGGCCCGCCCCTCAGACGCCACCCTACATGACTCCCCGGGCCCCGCGTAGGTCACTCTCTCAGTTGGTCTCGGGGCCCGGGAGTCGGGCTCCCCCCGTGGCCTCCTCATCAGCGGGCCACCGAGTCCGCCATCTTCCCAGCAGCCCCCGGATCGCCCCTAGACGCCAATCGCAGCCCAGCGCCGGGCAGCGGAGACGTGGCTCCCGGCAGGCGCTGCGAGCCGGGGAGCCGCAGGTCCCGCCCCCCCCGCTTCCGGgaagtgcgcgcgcgcgcgcgcgcggtgGGGGCGGTGCCACGGAACCTATCCTGAAGCCGGACGGAGTGATGCGGAGAGCGACGGTCCGCTGTCCAGCGTTGGGTAGCTTAGGCACACGGGACCTGGGGCAGGTCCCGTTCTCCCCACCCTCAagctccacacagacacactgggAGTGAAAACGTCACAGTTTCTTTAATCTGCAcaaattccagaaaacagctccccTTCACCAGTCTCCCCGTCCatcgaccccccccccccaactcaacCACGGCAGCTCTTTGGAACTAGACATACCTAGGTCCCCTGGCAGCAGCACACTAAGATGGGCCCAGTGGGGTGGCCCGGCTTTGCACCGGGCCAAGGCAGCGACAGCAAGTGCCTGCTCCAGAAGAACCTACTGTCTGCGAAGGCTGAGGGCCAGCAGCCCCAGGAGATGGCCCAGAGCGATGAAGATCACAGGGAGAAGCCTCCGCTAACCCCTGGAGTCCTCTGCGGCGCAAGGCTGGGCTCCAGGGTAGTGGGAAAAGGCAGGCAGCGGGTGAGGTGGGCCTGGGCAGACAGCAGCTCCCTTTGCGCCTTGGGGAGTGAGGTCCGGAGGGGCTGGCCACACTGCCAAAAGCCCGTGGAGGCACTACGGGCGATACATGGCAAAGGCCAGGAGACTGAGGAGCAGGGTGAAACCGGCCAGGCCCAGGGTGGCTGTCAGGGGAAAGAAGGGCCGGTACTGGATCTGGCAGTAccagagcaggagcagcagcagaagcagcagaggCAACAGAAGGCTGCCGATTTCCAGCCCGGAGGGGCCGGGCTCTGACCCTGGTGGGCAGGGGGGACGTGGGGGACCGACTCTCGTGGACACGTGGCAGTGGAGAACGCAGTTgggggggaggtggaggctgCCCAGTGTCTGGGTGTCGTCTCCTAGCAGTTGGCCTTGGTAGATGAGTCGAACCTGCTGTTCCCGGCCCGGAAACTGGGTTCTGAGGAGAGAGGGACCTGGGTAAGAGAGCAGGCCTCAGGAAGTCCTGGTCCTTTGCTCAGAGGACCGATCCCAGCTTTCACCCCTGCCCTCTACAGACCACCCAGACCCTGGCCTCTGGGGGGCAGGTTGGAACAGGTTAACAGGTATAGGGTGTAAGTGTTTAGAGGAGACAGTTTTCTCACACAGGAAGTAAGGGGGAGCTTCAGCTACTTCTAGTGGCCCTTCTGTTGTCACCCACcccattttttaacattttgttcGTACCCTCCTCCCAGCTTACCTTTTCAAGGAGCCAATGGTGTCCTGAGGCCAGGCCCTGGCCACCTGCTCAGAGTCATTGAGAAACTTCAACCGTAGCACTAGGGGTTCCTGAAGGGAGTCCGGAGGTGGTGTTGTGGCTGTGACCCCTGTGTCAGGCTCTGGCTgtgcagatggacctctgtgTCTCAGGCTGAGGCTCTCAGCCCCCGGGGCCTCCTCTCTGATGCTGTCTGTGGCTGCCATGGCTTCACTGGGCTGTGCTGGTGTTGTGGTCCCTGATGGCTGTGGCAGGGGGTCTGTATTCTCAGTGGTATGTGTTGAGACCCAGGCAAGGGCCAGCACCAGAAGGCAGGCAAGCACCGAGAAAAGGACAGTCACCTCATCACCTACCCCTTCAATCAAGGCCATGGCACCTGAGTTGCCAGAGGTGCTACCGAGCTAGAGAGGTACAAAGAATTGGTGAGAGGCTGCTTTCTGACCAGGAGTCATCCCAACTTCAACAAGCTCTTGAATCCACTGCACTACAACCCTCCCACTGTCCCAGTCAGTCTGTCTTCTTACCTACCCTAGTCGGTCCAGCATCCCGGAGTCCCAAATTTGCCTTCTTGTTATGTCCCTTTGCATCACTAGATTCCAAGTCCTAACTTTGCTGTCTGAGTTCTAGGACTTTATTCAGCTCCCCAATCCCCCCAAACCCTGGATCCAAGTAAGGGCCTTGCTCTTCTAAGCAACTGTCTCCTAAATTTAACCTCCATCAAACTTTACCCAAAAGCTTACCTATACTTTTGTCCACTTCATCCCAAAGTTCTCTCCTTCACCTATTCCCAGCATAGCTCATCTGATGCCCTGTCGCTTAAGTTTCTCTACTCGATAGAACACAGGAGGGTCTCTATAGCCCCTTACCCTCCCCTTTACCATCTACCCAAACCCCACCCACAACACAGACAGCTTCCCAAAGCTTCTCAGACAACGCC belongs to Peromyscus eremicus chromosome 3, PerEre_H2_v1, whole genome shotgun sequence and includes:
- the Tmub1 gene encoding transmembrane and ubiquitin-like domain-containing protein 1, which translates into the protein MALIEGVGDEVTVLFSVLACLLVLALAWVSTHTTENTDPLPQPSGTTTPAQPSEAMAATDSIREEAPGAESLSLRHRGPSAQPEPDTGVTATTPPPDSLQEPLVLRLKFLNDSEQVARAWPQDTIGSLKRTQFPGREQQVRLIYQGQLLGDDTQTLGSLHLPPNCVLHCHVSTRVGPPRPPCPPGSEPGPSGLEIGSLLLPLLLLLLLLLWYCQIQYRPFFPLTATLGLAGFTLLLSLLAFAMYRP
- the Fastk gene encoding fas-activated serine/threonine kinase; translated protein: MRRPRGEPDSRAPRPTERVTYAGPGESWSPSPTSMLRILLSAQTSPARLSGLLLIPPVQPCYLGSSKSGDRPFGGGPVQGLQRLLEQARSPGELLRWLSQNPTKVRAHHYPVALRRLGQLLVSQPRPPPVEQATLRDLSQLIIRNCPTFDVYTIHVCLHLAVLLGFPSDGPLLCALERERRSRLPPKPPSPHQPAVHGGQRLETALSCPHFLRYPRQHLIRSLAEARPEELTPHVMVLLAQHLARHRLREPQLLEAIAHFLVVEEAQLNSKVVQKLVLPFGRLNYLPLEQQFMPCLERILAREAGVAPLATVNILMSLCQLQHFPSRALQFVFSPSFINHISGTPPSLIVRRYLSLLDTAVELELPGYQGPRLPQRQRVPIFPQPLITDRARCKYSHKDIVAEGLRQLLGEEKYRQDLTVPPGYCTDFLLCVGSSGAVLPVRTQDPFLPYPPRSCQQDQADSNPTTQGSTQRVVLMLRERWHFCRDGRVLLGSRALRERHLGLMGYQLLPLPFEELESQRGLPQLKSYLRQKLQALGLRWGPEGG